From Solanum lycopersicum chromosome 4, SLM_r2.1:
agatattatttcgttttgagacattatatttcttcttctattatttcattatcttcttctccattttcagtttctataactgatacttcatatataccatcattttcacttaattcatagtctatgtattctagTTGCATATATTCGTTGTCATCTATaactatttctgcaatttgttttctttttggatttttaggtaatttacagtctttagctatgtgtcctttctttccgcaattataacaagtacattgggctatctttctttttgtgtctatatggtcttttcattttatagttttttacataataccttcgtcttggttgtttatatttatacttagttttattttttctataatttttatatcttctagatttttgttttttatttgtacacccaaactgtggtgctattttatttttacaacatgataaatttttatttagtactttttccatttttaatttttctttttggttctcacataattgtgtaaaccattgagatagaaattttattctagctcctaaagtatctaccattccttcattattccaatcctttattattttagtgCTAAATgtttctggtaattttgtaaaatactgttttcttatttcttttgcttcgtctaaattatATTTAGCTTTGTAgtaatattctttgaatgcacaagtatattcttctatataacacattttacatatagctaattttgtcataagttttctatttattattttttccctattttgttctcttatatccgtggtcatacctccaaattcacttctttttgatgattcatatttgtctagtatatctatatttgttgctgatggggatccatccattttcttatcatttctaagtacttctaaactttctgggggtagattttctatccataattttgctgttcctatgaatgttctttctatgtatcttggtgtttttgttgtttctattttgttatctattaactgcttggatatatttcctgtccatagtaatattgctttatttatgtctgtaacgcaatctaaatctaagaaattatattgttcacttattggtttcggtatccaatttttatttaatctactgttccatattgcattatttctatctgattgttgataactttctgtataataagttggtggtgtccacctaggactacttctagggctatttctgggactattatctggggtttttactcttgacgtactaggtctattcgtATCTCCCGTGGTTATTTccagtttatttattttatttgtctgttctaagatttctgtatatgtctcacttatttctgatttttggtcattttcattttcatccatttcatttacttcattttcctcaatatcttcatttaatttttgttccatttcttttatttcattagttaattcaagatctttatctttttccttttgtttttgcttattttcatataataattttaacctagctaattctttttctaattcacttattcttgtattttttatttcttctaattgttgtacttcttgttttgcttgtatttttatttttccaatttcttttgatttgtctatttcttcattttcttttgttattcttatcatagctgttaaactatcctctaattttgctgtttctttttctaacatcaagtatagattatttcctatttttttatatcttcttcctaaatttaaaaatattatttttattatcattccatcttgattttcatatgttttttcgtctaatgcaaattcttctttattcattataatttatgtattatattatgttgtaactcatattcaagacaatctagttctaattctaacataaatataacttttctttgtgctagtattgatttattacatacttctgctaatatattttcttctaacctatTTTTTCTacgttgtaattcttgttctttctcagttattttttccattattttttctattaattgttgtttataaatttctttgttcatactgttttttcaaatagcaaacatatttgtattctgttttcaaaattatatttatcaattgatcttttttatcattatctgttttgactagtttcgatagttcatattctatatacaagggtcttaattttttccatattttcttacctttttatctatcttggttctttctattttagtatttttatttttattcatcataattttttatataatattttaaaaagtctacttaatttatctggatatttaatattttttaacttgtaatttctaccatatcgtCTTAGCCAATAttaagtcatatttaatctccaatatctaaatcatcatataaatcatacatgtcataataaagctcatgttgtatactttgtatggttaactcagtccaaccttgggttgttatttctattatctcgtATGTTAccattttatcataaatttccctttttatatctgtattaagattttttaatatataaagtaataatatcttatattcatcataatcatcaattaGATATGTAGtcatcttattcatttttgctaaaagttttattccttccaaGCTCTTAAtgaattatacttatttattatgaaataataatgatttaataatcatcttgtctagtcactactacagctttcttctttgattagttaccctaacagcgcctcaactttgtttactcccctaaacggccttcttgcctaccggtttcaaccttaggatggcatagtctgggcatacttattcaGAGAATATTTCTGTAGTAAACCTTCTAAAGATGTTTATTAGAACATTATTAattcatgataaacaattataaccaacaagagattttcaggaataaatttatttagctactcataaatttaagagaGTATACCTGATTTTGTAGATTTGTAGCTTCAAATTTCTCCATAgttattagtttaatttgttaactagctagctctgataccaattttggggttgaagcgtaaagagagagtattcagaaagatgagagatataaggatgaaggtgtgttttatttatgaggagaagcgtaaagagagagtatttagaaagatgagagatgtaaggatgaaggtgtgttttatttatgagtaaAACTCCTCtttttatacacataaattacaccgtcatattatttactttacataattggccgacaaactatttactttacgacttttgtacatttgtcttttttcagccgacgcaagagacaaaaataaaaagactctttactttatacatatggctgatattcagccgacacaacaatacatataatacttttatacatatggctgttATTCAGCCAAGaataataacttttttctttatctttattctaaATCAACTGTAGGTATCACATTGTCTTCTCCATTGCATTTGGAGCATTTGAGGTCTGGATATTTAATGTAGATAAGTTTGCAATACCTTACTAATAATTCTTCTGAAATAAATCCtttcttcaaagctctcgtagatggttgttcttctggttgtaacaatgacaaaatccatctttgaacttcgtccatatctgattttcttaattctttggagtttgcatatatcattacctgatctcttgcataatagctccaaatagcattgccatttaaataattgtttgctagctcttgtataatcgtagctataccaattattcttttatttgcataaaaattaggtatttctacttttggtatctcattttgtttttctatctcttctggaataatcatatcttttgttaatcctatctttaccacctgtattggtgattttatctcttcgtataatatctctgctggtgctgtataacattttatatagaataaatttcctttggtaattcttttatatgttaGAAATGCTCTATGTAATTCTGGTATTCCTACTATCTCTTCTCCGGTATATGTGTATACTGTATTTAGTAGTCCGtagttataacatgtttttactaggtTGGGGTTGGTCTTAGGTTGTGCAATAAGtttattatatccttgtagtttctgggttatataatctacttcgggattttttgtttgtgtagatcttgggtttaggtttaggtatgtttggatttggtatatgttttcaatgtaagattgggtaatatagttatatctttttttgtcgTTTTGCAGGCTTACTGCATAGGTTGATGTTTGTGGTTCTGCTGGTAATTGCATTTGTGGTTTTTGggtaaatggttttgcaaataactggtttaagtttgtgttttttggtttttcactagttcttttacttgtacctgcagctgtatctgaacaaacattgttatgggttttcCGGAGTTTCCCATCATCTCCTTCTATCTCTGGCTGTTTTCCGTCTGCCgtacgacgtagctccgcatgtttTTGGTCATGCTGCTGACCGTTAGCTTTCAGCTCCTTTACTTCTATTTCTATCTTTTCTACTTTTTGGCATAGATTTGTCATCATTGCCAGTAGATCTTTCATCATATCTTTTTCTTGAGAGGTAGTCTGCAATTagatttttgtcagtttttataatttcaattgtaaatgtaaaatttaatatatttaatatcaatcttcttatttcctttgttgtaactgaataatctatctttttggttatccaccattttacctgtgtattatttgttcttacaataaatttattgtaaactattTATGGTTCGAATGCtagtaaacatttatataatgcaaataattctttcctatttatttcccattttgttTGTGCCTCAGTATATGATCCTGAGCAATAACTGCAATGGTGTTCTaccttttctttattatatttatattttagtacaaCTCCATAACTATGGTCACTAGAatctgtttcaattatatatgtgaatgttCTACTTTCATcgggaaaatataattttggtaattctttgcataatttttaaatattttttatgtgttctttatctttgttggcaaaatgatattcaatatcttttttgagttttttgtataatggttttaaatgt
This genomic window contains:
- the LOC112941295 gene encoding uncharacterized protein translates to MMKDLLAMMTNLCQKVEKIEIEVKELKANGQQHDQKHAELRRTADGKQPEIEGDDGKLRKTHNNVCSDTAAGTSKRTSEKPKNTNLNQLFAKPFTQKPQMQLPAEPQTSTYAVSLQNDKKRYNYITQSYIENIYQIQTYLNLNPRSTQTKNPEVDYITQKLQGYNKLIAQPKTNPNLVKTCYNYGLLNTVYTYTGEEIVGIPELHRAFLTYKRITKGNLFYIKCYTAPAEILYEEIKSPIQVVKIGLTKDMIIPEEIEKQNEIPKVEIPNFYANKRIIGIATIIQELANNYLNGNAIWSYYARDQVMIYANSKELRKSDMDEVQRWILSLLQPEEQPSTRALKKGFISEELLVRYCKLIYIKYPDLKCSKCNGEDNVIPTVDLE